From Branchiostoma floridae strain S238N-H82 chromosome 5, Bfl_VNyyK, whole genome shotgun sequence:
TACTCTATATTCTGTAAACATCCATGTATAAGGATGTCTTTCAGTTCACATGCAGTCTTGCATAAAAGGGCTTTAGAATATGTCCGTTTGGTAGGACAATGATCAACCCTGAGACTGGTGTTCTCACTGGAGGGAGCTTTACGATCAGGTTAGTCAGGCTACATCCAAACTAGACAGTATAgcagttaaagttaaagttgcccgtacatctgaaacagatgcttaggggtggcacccatctccattgctgtagcccttgggccacacatttgtgcaagccactataGTAGGGAGCTAGTCCGCTGGtactgatgtgtgtttaacttccatactcttcctcattagtgctgagtgctaagcagagaaagcagcaagtctttggtatgacttggcttGGAATCAAACTCACCACCAGTAGTAGTTTACTAGAAGTAGCAGCAGTAGAAtgcagtatttgattatacatgACGATACATTGGCTTTTAGTGTAAGAACCAACAGTTTTCCCCCTCTCCTGGTACCATGACATGCCTGATGTGACAGGTGTATCAGTTGTTACAGCAGGTGTTTGACAGGTGTAAGACCTAACGATTGTTCCCTCCTCCCCAGGTACCATGATGTGATAGACTGCCTGGTGCTGAGACAAGTTTACCAAGTTTAGCAACAGTTGTTATACAGGACTGGTGTAAAAGCTATCAATTGTTTCCTTTCAGGTACCATGACATGCCCGATGTGATAGGTGTACCAGTTGTTACAACAGGTGTTATACAGATCGATGTAAGAAATAACGATTTTTCCCCCAACCCCAGGTGCCATGACATGCCTGATGTGACTGGTGTATCAGTTTTTACAGCAAGTGTTTGACTGGTGTAAGAACTAACGATTGTTTCCCCCTTTCCAGGTACCATGACATGCCTGATGTGATAGACTTCCTGGTGCTGAGACAAGTTTACCAGCAGTCCGTGGAGGCCAACTGGCAAGTCGGTCAGTAGTCCATAATTGATGTTTGGGAAAATACTCTTTTTTTAGGGTGGAGACACAATTGCATTTTTGTCTTCTGCTCATGTGTACTTATTGGTTACAGTTGCATGGTTGTGAATTTTATTTCTGTACATCTGCCTAATATGGCATGTTGTGAAGACTATTTGCTCCTCATTGTTCTCTGTCCATTATATGTgctaactaggggtgggtactggtacggtgTACCTgtgcaaaactgttttttcttgttggaccattacagaaaaaacagacctttaaaaaaaacggtGGATTGGACGCTGACctgatttgaaaatgaatagattatatcggcaggcgttcaagtgtttgggggcttacagtTCCAAGGaaaaacaagagtgaagtacagGAGAGTTgatactctaccaaacagaatcctttgtggcgaaatggaccattgttttgagtattgcccattcataaGTTTCACAGTTAATTAGGTTCatcgtctggacctgaaccggacctgtacctgaattttctgtaccagtacccacgtCTAGTGCTAAATGTAGTGCGGACAAGTTACAGACATTAAGGATGGATCTTCCCACCCCTGTAGGTGACCGTTTCCGTGCCATCATCGATGACCAGTGGTGGTTCGGGACCATCGAGTGTCAGGAGCCGTTTCAGGAGGAGCACCCAGACAGCCACTTCCAGTGCTTCAATGTATGGTAGGTGGACAAGTCTAAACTGTTGGATCACGCTCTAAATCTTTATAATAACCTTTGCTTATAGATTGATGGTGCACTCGCTGGAAATTCAGAAGGGATTACTTATGGAACCCTTGTTGCACAAATTAACAGTAAAGGAAGGGGGTTAAAATAATCTGTTTTCTATTAAGTCTGCAGTTGTTGTCTCGGACTCTCACTTTTGCTCAGATGGCAGTTGAATACTGTGAATTGTTAGTAGTTTGTAGACAGTCACGTAGTTTGATGTAGAAGTGAATTGGAGGCATTCCCTGTGTTGTAAGTAAATGGTTGAAACAACCTGAATAATGCCTTGCAAGAAAAGTACATGATGGCAGTGTGATAAGAAAACTGCAAATAcaaaactactgcaaacattttgcaATTTACACCACAGTGTTGGAgattttgattgttttttttaatttgaagtTTGATTATGTACAAAATCTGACCTGTTTTTCCCTCCCCCCACCCCTAGTTGGGACACAGGAGAGACGGAGAGGATGAGCCCCTGGGATCTGGAGGCTGTGCCATCCGAGATGGGTGAGCCGATAGACGGACGTATGTCGTAACCAAGAAGAACGTTTTTATAACTACTGGATTTACCAACTTCAATTACTCATTTTTTGGGTCCCCTTTTCACTAGATGGCGATTGCTAACCGACTGTACTTCAGCCATAATTTAACTTTTATAACACtcgatttcataattggaatgttattgtacaaagctaaactttcttccaatacaaaaatacacatggatcaaatttttaacgaccactgtcatcttcatcagggtcagtactcagggctcgaaattcatgtttgggattaggtgcactggtgcacccatcttaaaaaattgggtgcaccaaaaaaattttgggtgcaccacttaaattgaagtaaaaacctaataataaaacttagttacaagctatcaaattcttaaacaagtaccatgacatttttattgtctttctaacacttagatgtcaagaaNNNNNNNNNNNNNNNNNNNNNNNNNNNNNNNNNNNNNNNNNNNNNNNNNNNNNNNNNNNNNNNNNNNNNNNNNNNNNNNNNNNNNNNNNNNNNNNNNNNNTGGCACCCCCCTGCTTGAGTGAGTCACAGTGAGATACAGTACCTGGCACCCCCCTGCTTGAGTGAGTCACAGTGAGATACAGTACCTGGCACCCCCCTGCTTGAGTGAGTCACAGTGAGATACAGTACCTGGCACCCCCCCTTCCCTCTGCTTGAGTTTGGAGATGGCGTCGTCTGCCTCGACCCTGGtctctgccaccttctcacacaCGATGTCATGGAGGTTCAGTCTGGGAACAAGTTGGAAATAGAACTCATTATAGAACTCACATAATCATGTACTTCCACATGGGCAACAGTTTAACCATGCTAGAACacaaaaggaaaggaaagtgatctggatccagttttagctcactgaagagctagtctaccactggtcgtgacagataggacagacgctatgtacagtatttacaggttcattaaACTAGGGAAATTCCCTTGGCtttttttgacaagcacaatgaacagtagatcacggcttaacgtcccatcctaaggactgcaaccctttccagtagcgtgcatgtcggttaagcgacacagccggaatcgaactcacggcttctagttccagaggcagggctgcttagaaccactggactacgcgccCTACCGTGCACAATATACCACAGGGCTATCCTGACACAAGATGTAGGACTTACAAACAAACCTTTCCTCAAACTCCATCAATATCTTCACACTTCACGAGAGTAGACACCTGAAGCTGTCTCAATACTGGTCACCTTAGCGTGCTGAGGGTTAAAGAGGTGCTCACCTGAAGTCTGTGGTATGTCTTAAGGAGCAGGTGCTCACCTGAAGTGTTGGCAATTGTCTTAAGGAGCAGGTGCTCACCTGAAGTCGTCGAACTTCTTCATGAGTTCGAACTGCGAGGCGAACAGGTCCTCCACCAGCTCATCGTACTCGCACTTGACCTGCTCGCGGATGTCTCGCTCCTGCGTGAAGGTCATCTCACGCATCTCCGCG
This genomic window contains:
- the LOC118416418 gene encoding coiled-coil domain-containing protein 162-like is translated as MYQKEQVGGTVVQYHQLMYQKEQELKHCSAGAGEPPSDSLVEVQCQLADRYGELILEITALRAKVAEMREMTFTQERDIREQVKCEYDELVEDLFASQFELMKKFDDFRLNLHDIVCEKVAETRVEADDAISKLKQREGGVPGTVSHCDSLKQGGARYCISL